One genomic segment of Candidatus Nezhaarchaeota archaeon includes these proteins:
- a CDS encoding hydroxyacid dehydrogenase — protein sequence LVVRSRTKVTRSVLEAAQRLKAVIRAGVGVDNIDMEAARGKGVVVVNTPREPAASVAELAMALALCLARKVSRLDRAMKQGLWLKGEVGVELRGKVMGIIGLGAVGSEVARLSKAFGMRVVAYDPYVSSEYAKQLGVELLSLDEVLASADFLSIHVPLTPETRGMIGRREIAKMKRGAFIINTSRGEVVDEEALYEALRAGKLAGAGLDVYSKEPPPPDHPLIKLDSVV from the coding sequence TCTTAGTGGTACGCAGCAGGACTAAGGTGACTCGAAGCGTCCTTGAGGCGGCTCAGAGGCTTAAGGCTGTGATAAGGGCGGGGGTTGGTGTGGACAACATAGACATGGAGGCCGCCCGTGGGAAGGGGGTCGTGGTGGTCAATACTCCGCGCGAGCCGGCGGCATCAGTAGCTGAGCTCGCCATGGCCCTCGCCCTCTGCTTAGCTCGAAAGGTTTCGAGGCTCGACAGAGCAATGAAGCAGGGGCTGTGGCTTAAGGGGGAGGTCGGAGTAGAGCTGCGGGGGAAGGTAATGGGGATAATAGGCCTAGGCGCCGTAGGCTCAGAGGTAGCTAGGCTATCTAAGGCCTTTGGGATGAGGGTAGTGGCCTACGACCCCTACGTATCGAGCGAGTACGCTAAGCAGCTCGGGGTTGAGCTCCTAAGCCTCGACGAAGTCCTAGCCTCAGCGGACTTCTTAAGCATCCACGTGCCGCTGACCCCTGAGACCAGGGGGATGATAGGGAGGAGGGAGATCGCTAAGATGAAGAGGGGGGCCTTCATAATCAATACTTCGAGGGGCGAGGTAGTAGACGAAGAAGCTCTCTACGAGGCCTTAAGGGCGGGGAAGCTGGCTGGCGCGGGCCTAGACGTCTACTCTAAGGAGCCCCCTCCCCCAGACCACCCGCTGATAAAGCTAGATAGCGTAGTCTG